A window of Ovis canadensis isolate MfBH-ARS-UI-01 breed Bighorn chromosome X, ARS-UI_OviCan_v2, whole genome shotgun sequence contains these coding sequences:
- the LOC138930659 gene encoding melanoma-associated antigen B17-like, whose translation MPRKHKSKHHAHGKRHQVQGDTQEAHASAAAAPGEECPSSPSSVPQGSPPSSLAAGDRQELQGAMAPSSPDAEASRAGADQGAQGPEEESADAARAALLARSIRKDPLMRKASMVMDFLLERYTKKEPITKNAMLNVIGRKYKQHFPEILSRASERVELVFGLELKEVDCSRNIYALVNKFTLGVEEGSSDEEALPKSGLLMALLGVIFMKGNRATEEEIWDFLNVLGIYAGRKHSIFGEPRKLITKDLVQKGYLNYRKVPNSDPPIYEFLWGPRSYAETNKMKVLEVLAKIQDTVPSSFPDLYDEALRDQAFRAGLRGIPISPAMAEASAPSRAKSYSSSHI comes from the coding sequence ATGCCTCGGAAGCACAAAAGCAAGCATCATGCCCACGGGAAACGTCACCAGGTCCAGGGGGACACTCAGGAGGCCCATGCCAGTGCTGCTGCAGCCCCAGGAGAGGagtgcccctcctccccctcttctgTCCCTCAGGGTTCTCCCCCGAGCTCCCTTGCTGCTGGCGATCGCCAGGAGCTTCAGGGAGCCATGGCCCCTAGCTCTCCTGATGCAGAGGCTTCCCGTGCAGGAGCTGATCAAGGTGCCCAGGGCCCCGAGGAGGAAAGTGCAGATGCCGCCCGAGCAGCCCTGCTCGCTCGGAGCATTCGCAAAGATCCTCTCATGCGGAAGGCCAGCATGGTGATGGATTTCCTGCTGGAGAGGTACACCAAGAAGGAGCCCATCACAAAGAATGCCATGCTGAATGTCATCGGAAGGAAGTACAAGCAGCACTTCCCGGAGATCCTGAGCAGAGCCTCTGAGCGCGTGGAGCTGGTGTTTGGCCTGGAGCTGAAGGAAGTCGACTGCAGCAGGAACATCTACGCCCTCGTCAACAAGTTCACTCTCGGGGTTGAGGAAGGTTCAAGTGATGAGGAGGCGCTGCCCAAGTCTGGTCTCCTCATGGCGCTCCTGGGCGTCATCTTTATGAAGGGTAACCGCGCCACCGAGGAGGAGATCTGGGATTTCCTCAATGTGTTGGGGATCTATGCTGGGAGGAAGCACTCCATCTTTGGGGAGCCCAGAAAGCTCATCACCAAAGATCTGGTGCAGAAGGGTTACCTCAACTACCGCAAGGTGCCCAATAGCGATCCTCCAATCTACGAGTTCCTGTGGGGCCCGAGATCTTATGCTGAGACCAATAAGATGAAGGTGTTGGAAGTTCTGGCCAAGATCCAGGATACAGTCCCGAGTTCCTTCCCAGACCTCTATGACGAGGCTCTGAGAGATCAGGCGTTTAGAGCAGGGCTGAGAGGCATTCCCATTTCTCCAGCCATGGCTGAAGCCAGTGCCCCTTCCAGGGCCAAGTCCTACAGCTCCTCCCACATCTAG